TAAAGGAAGGGTTGTAAAAGCAACGATAGCCTCTATGGAATATTTAAATAATGACCAAAATGACCAGCTTGTCTCACCATTTATCCTTTCAATATTTTCATATTCAAGCCATTTATTTTTAAAACCGACCCATTGAAATATTCCCTTAGAAAAACGATTATATTCATTTAATTCCAGAACAGAATTAACAACTTGTCTTTTCATCATCCTATAATCTCTTGCACCATCGACCAAATCCACGTCTGAAAAACTCATTAATTTATAAAATAATCTTGCAAAAAATGACCTGATAATGGGTTCTCCCTTTCTTGAAACTCGTCTAGTAGCTACACAATCAAAATCTGAATCCTCAAGAATACTTATCATTTCAGGAAGTAAACTTGGAGGATCTTGTAAGTCCACATCCATTATAACTACATAATCCCCAGAACTATTTACAAGACCTGCATATAACGCAGATTCTTTCCCAAAATTTCTTGAAAATGAAATGAACTTAACATTGTTATCTTGTTTAGATAAAGTTTTAATATTTGATAAAGTATTATCACTTGAACCATCATCTACAAAAATAAACTCATAATTAATTTCATTATTAGAAAAATTATCTAAAATATGAGTTGTTTCCTCATAAAAATCAAAAATAGCGTTTTCTTCATTAAAACATGGAACGATAACACTAATAAAAAACATGATGCATCACAAAATTAACCTTTATAAAAATATTACATTTTAATATTTTACTTCATCATATTTATAATTATAGTTTTATTTTCATTTTTTGATGGTTTTTGGGTTTGTCTCTTCCAAAAACTTGTGTGATTTGAATTTCCACTAGTTTTTGAATCACGAAATTTTTTCTTTATTTTAAAAACCTTGTAGAAACCATCCTTTAAAATATTTGTAATGCTCTGTAAATATTGTATAATACTTTTTTGAGTTTTGTTTCCTTATTTTGGAGTGATGTACTTCTACTATAGTTTCCACCGCCAAATCTTCATTTTATTACAAAAATAACACTTTCTACATTCATTCTTCGTGCGTAAACATCGTGCCAGAAGATTGTAGCGCCGTTTAGTCTGTAATGTCCTGTTTTTGCTCGTGTTTTTAATGGTATTTGGTCATGCTCCTAATCCTTCGTTAATGCATTTTTTTTATGGGTTCTGTATCGTATGCTCTGTCTGCTAGGGTGTAGTGTGGTTTGTATGATTTTAATTGTCTTATTGATGCTATTGCGAATTGTGTATCGTATTTTGGACCTCGATTTGCTGCGTAATTTAAGATCATTCTTGTGTCGACATCGATTGCAATATGTTTTTTAATGTAACTTTTTCTGCATTTTCCCCTTATTTTTGCGTAATAATGGTCAGCATAGTCACTTGTGTGGCCAGTTCCATCCATT
The window above is part of the Methanobrevibacter oralis genome. Proteins encoded here:
- a CDS encoding glycosyltransferase family 2 protein, with translation MFFISVIVPCFNEENAIFDFYEETTHILDNFSNNEINYEFIFVDDGSSDNTLSNIKTLSKQDNNVKFISFSRNFGKESALYAGLVNSSGDYVVIMDVDLQDPPSLLPEMISILEDSDFDCVATRRVSRKGEPIIRSFFARLFYKLMSFSDVDLVDGARDYRMMKRQVVNSVLELNEYNRFSKGIFQWVGFKNKWLEYENIERINGETSWSFWSLFKYSIEAIVAFTTLPLSISTFMGILCSIISFILIGVVVFKNLVFGDAVQGWTSLICVILLLGGIQLLSIGILGKYLEKTYIETKKRPIYLVKETNFKI